The following coding sequences lie in one Deltaproteobacteria bacterium genomic window:
- a CDS encoding RNA-binding transcriptional accessory protein, translating to MNELHIQTIAKELAIKPSQVKSTVALLDTGASIPFIARYRKEATESLDEVSIAAIRDRIERLIELDKRRDAIVKSLEERDLLTEELKKKIQDAESITILEDIYLPFRPKRRTRATVAKEKGLEPLSSKLYEQGEINPEAEAFAFINTEKGIASVDEALAGARDIIAEWVSENQWAREKMRELYSTKAIMRSKVITGKKEEGIKYKDYYDWEEPVSKAPSHRVLAIRRGENEGFLILRIAPSENEALSLLEPLFVKGSGPASEQVRIAVQDSYKRLLSSSMEGEIRLAVKKRADEEAIHVFVENLRQLLLSPPLGRKNVLAIDPGFRTGCKVVCLDRQGKLLHNDTIFPHFSNQGASEAAGKIKDLCGRFGIESIAIGNGTAGRETESFIRGLGLPGEIIVVMVNESGASIYSASEAAREEFPEYDLTVRGSVSIGRRLMDPLAELVKIDPKSIGVGQYQHDVNQTALKKSLDDVVSSCVNGVGVEVNTASSQLLTYVSGLGPQLAKSIVAYRDEYGPFRSRKGLKKVPRLGPKAFEQAAGFLRIQNGENILDGSAVHPESYHIVDAMARDSGCTVVDLMKEDGPRKNIDLARYVTDRVGLPTLNDIMDELAKPGRDPREEFESFAFAEGVEKIDDVKPGMKLPGIVTNITAFGAFVDIGVHQDGLVHISQLSDRFVKNPGDVVKVYQKVTVTVLEVDLQRKRISLSMKNGQTRAEAPKIGSV from the coding sequence ATGAACGAATTGCATATTCAGACAATCGCAAAAGAACTTGCGATCAAGCCTTCGCAGGTCAAGTCAACTGTGGCCCTGCTTGATACTGGTGCGTCGATCCCCTTCATCGCCCGGTATAGGAAGGAGGCCACCGAAAGCCTTGACGAAGTTTCGATCGCAGCGATAAGGGACAGGATCGAAAGGCTGATAGAACTGGACAAACGGCGTGACGCTATTGTCAAGTCCCTGGAAGAGCGGGACTTACTTACAGAGGAATTGAAGAAGAAGATCCAAGACGCTGAATCCATCACCATCCTTGAGGATATCTATCTTCCCTTCCGCCCCAAACGCCGCACGCGTGCTACGGTGGCCAAGGAGAAAGGGCTGGAGCCTCTATCCTCAAAATTATACGAACAGGGTGAAATAAACCCGGAAGCTGAAGCCTTTGCATTCATCAATACGGAAAAAGGAATTGCGTCCGTGGATGAAGCCCTTGCAGGAGCCCGAGACATTATCGCCGAATGGGTGAGCGAGAACCAGTGGGCACGGGAAAAGATGCGTGAACTCTATTCAACCAAAGCCATCATGCGCTCCAAGGTTATCACCGGGAAAAAAGAAGAAGGGATAAAGTACAAAGACTATTATGATTGGGAGGAGCCTGTTTCCAAGGCCCCCTCACATAGGGTCCTGGCCATTCGACGCGGGGAGAACGAGGGATTCCTGATCCTCCGCATAGCGCCGTCCGAAAATGAAGCGCTCTCTCTGCTTGAACCACTGTTTGTCAAAGGGAGTGGTCCGGCATCTGAACAGGTACGCATTGCTGTCCAGGACAGTTACAAACGGCTGCTCTCTTCATCCATGGAGGGCGAAATACGACTTGCCGTAAAAAAGCGGGCCGATGAGGAGGCGATACATGTCTTTGTCGAAAACTTGAGGCAGCTTCTGCTTTCCCCACCTTTGGGCCGCAAAAACGTACTCGCCATCGACCCGGGATTCAGGACAGGGTGCAAGGTGGTCTGTCTTGACCGCCAGGGGAAGCTACTCCATAACGATACGATCTTTCCTCACTTTTCTAATCAGGGGGCTTCCGAGGCTGCCGGGAAAATCAAAGACCTCTGTGGCCGTTTCGGGATCGAGTCCATAGCCATAGGGAATGGCACTGCAGGCAGGGAAACAGAGTCATTTATCAGGGGCCTCGGCCTTCCAGGTGAAATCATTGTTGTGATGGTGAACGAGAGCGGAGCATCCATCTATTCTGCATCAGAGGCAGCGCGGGAGGAATTTCCCGAATATGATTTGACCGTTCGAGGTTCAGTATCGATCGGACGACGACTCATGGATCCCCTTGCCGAGCTGGTGAAGATAGATCCCAAGTCCATTGGGGTGGGTCAATACCAGCATGATGTGAACCAAACCGCGTTGAAAAAAAGCCTTGATGACGTTGTCAGCAGCTGTGTGAATGGAGTGGGTGTCGAGGTGAATACAGCGAGCAGTCAACTCCTCACCTACGTTTCAGGGCTGGGGCCACAGCTTGCAAAGAGTATTGTCGCATACAGGGACGAATACGGTCCCTTCAGATCACGGAAGGGACTCAAAAAGGTTCCCCGCCTCGGACCCAAGGCTTTTGAGCAGGCGGCAGGGTTTCTCCGTATACAAAACGGTGAAAATATCCTTGACGGGTCCGCGGTCCACCCCGAAAGCTATCACATCGTCGACGCCATGGCCCGGGATAGCGGATGTACAGTCGTTGACCTGATGAAAGAGGACGGCCCCAGAAAAAACATCGATCTTGCAAGATATGTAACGGACAGAGTGGGCCTGCCAACTCTGAACGACATTATGGACGAACTAGCCAAGCCGGGACGGGACCCCCGGGAAGAGTTCGAGTCTTTCGCGTTTGCCGAGGGGGTCGAAAAGATCGATGACGTGAAGCCCGGAATGAAGCTCCCCGGCATCGTCACCAATATCACTGCTTTCGGGGCCTTCGTGGATATAGGCGTCCACCAGGACGGACTGGTGCATATAAGCCAGCTCTCTGACAGATTTGTAAAAAACCCCGGAGACGTGGTGAAGGTTTATCAGAAGGTTACTGTTACAGTACTCGAGGTAGACCTGCAACGGAAACGGATATCCCTTTCGATGAAGAACGGCCAGACCCGGGCAGAAGCTCCAAAAATAGGGTCGGTGTAG
- the feoB gene encoding ferrous iron transport protein B, with the protein MKRKSSCGCHGGQSSEVSGLKKIVMVGNPNVGKSALFNRLTGSYVIVSNYPGTTVEVARGKCRIGDEEFTIEDTPGMYSLLPITEEERVSRDILLAGKFDVVLHVIDAKNLKRMLSLTLQFIESGLPVILVLNMIDEADRLGIRIDTTLLEKKLGVPVVSVSALSGEGVDTLKKKIVSRRHSGETPEIHYGKAIDGAIKTLTRIMPTGRGLSQRALALLLIQGDEFITGEARAEGPSIDLLNATLEELEEKPDEPAGYTVPMMLHKRATRICEEAFAPPAAKGKTFANRLGGWTMRPLTGVPILLFVLYFGLYKFVGKFGAGTVVDFLEGGLFGKQINPWINNVLTAYVPWQPIRDLVGMDYGIITLGIRYAIAIILPIVGTFFIAFSIIEDTGYLPRLALLVDRIFKKIGLNGRAVIPMTLGFGCDTMATMVTRTLETKRERIIATLLLALAIPCSAQLGVILSMMAEEPAVMAVWAVFMLGIFLFIGFLTARLMPGDRPNFYMEVPPLRMPRPGAVFMKTYTRMQWYFIEILPLFILASLLIWLGKITGTFDVIVSWLAHVMAWIGLPEEAAVSFLFGFFRRDYGAAGLYDLQQAGTLSGNQLAVAVITLTLFVPCIAQFLIMKKERGLKVAGAMALFIFPFAFAVGGLVNAMLNFTGVQL; encoded by the coding sequence ATGAAGCGGAAAAGTAGTTGCGGCTGCCATGGCGGCCAATCCAGCGAAGTGAGCGGGCTCAAGAAAATTGTTATGGTCGGGAACCCCAATGTAGGCAAGAGCGCCCTCTTCAACCGGCTGACCGGCTCTTACGTCATTGTCTCCAACTATCCCGGAACGACGGTGGAGGTTGCCCGAGGGAAATGCCGGATCGGTGACGAGGAGTTCACCATCGAGGATACCCCGGGGATGTACTCCCTGTTGCCGATCACCGAAGAGGAGCGCGTCAGCCGTGACATCCTTCTCGCCGGGAAGTTCGATGTGGTCTTGCATGTCATCGACGCCAAGAACCTGAAGCGTATGCTCTCTCTCACCTTGCAATTCATCGAGTCCGGCCTTCCGGTCATACTGGTCCTCAACATGATCGACGAAGCGGACCGCCTGGGAATCCGCATCGACACGACGCTTCTGGAAAAGAAGCTGGGTGTCCCGGTGGTGTCCGTATCGGCACTTTCCGGGGAAGGGGTCGATACCCTGAAAAAGAAAATCGTCTCCCGCCGTCACTCTGGGGAAACCCCGGAGATCCATTACGGCAAGGCCATTGACGGAGCGATAAAGACCCTTACACGGATCATGCCGACGGGTCGAGGTCTGTCACAGCGGGCGCTTGCCCTGCTGTTGATCCAGGGGGATGAGTTTATTACCGGAGAGGCGCGGGCCGAGGGTCCATCAATCGACCTTCTCAATGCCACCCTGGAGGAACTGGAAGAGAAGCCGGATGAGCCCGCCGGTTACACGGTACCCATGATGCTTCACAAGCGTGCAACCAGGATCTGCGAAGAAGCGTTTGCGCCGCCGGCCGCAAAGGGAAAAACCTTCGCCAACCGTCTGGGTGGCTGGACCATGCGGCCCCTGACGGGGGTTCCCATCCTGCTTTTCGTCCTCTACTTCGGACTCTACAAGTTCGTCGGTAAGTTCGGCGCCGGCACCGTCGTGGATTTTCTTGAGGGCGGCCTGTTCGGGAAACAGATCAATCCCTGGATCAACAACGTCCTCACGGCCTACGTCCCCTGGCAACCAATCCGGGATCTTGTCGGCATGGACTATGGCATCATCACCCTGGGGATCCGCTATGCCATCGCCATCATTCTACCGATCGTCGGCACCTTCTTCATCGCCTTTTCGATCATCGAGGACACCGGTTATCTACCCCGACTGGCACTGCTGGTCGACCGGATTTTCAAGAAAATCGGCCTCAACGGACGGGCGGTGATTCCCATGACTCTCGGTTTCGGCTGTGATACCATGGCCACCATGGTCACCCGCACCCTGGAAACCAAGCGGGAGCGAATCATTGCCACCTTGCTGCTGGCCCTGGCGATCCCCTGCAGCGCCCAGCTCGGGGTCATCCTCAGCATGATGGCGGAAGAACCGGCCGTTATGGCGGTCTGGGCGGTATTCATGCTGGGCATTTTTCTATTCATCGGCTTTCTTACCGCACGGCTGATGCCCGGCGACCGGCCGAATTTCTACATGGAAGTCCCCCCTCTGCGCATGCCCCGCCCGGGTGCCGTCTTCATGAAGACCTACACCCGCATGCAGTGGTATTTCATCGAAATCCTGCCGTTGTTCATTCTGGCCAGCCTCCTGATCTGGCTGGGGAAAATTACCGGGACCTTCGACGTCATCGTCTCCTGGCTGGCACATGTGATGGCCTGGATCGGCCTTCCCGAAGAAGCGGCGGTATCCTTCCTGTTCGGCTTTTTCCGCCGGGATTACGGTGCCGCCGGCCTTTACGACCTGCAACAGGCTGGAACACTCAGCGGCAACCAATTGGCTGTGGCGGTCATCACCCTGACCCTGTTCGTTCCCTGTATTGCCCAGTTTCTGATCATGAAGAAAGAACGCGGGCTCAAGGTAGCCGGCGCCATGGCCCTTTTTATCTTCCCCTTCGCCTTTGCGGTCGGCGGCCTGGTGAACGCCATGCTGAACTTTACAGGAGTCCAGTTGTGA
- a CDS encoding helix-turn-helix transcriptional regulator, which translates to MNDDRTIVDLAEIFKVLAEPTRVRILHAISEEELCVCDIAAVVNATQSAISHQLRILRSARLVKSRKDGKMVYYSLDDDHVRTLFEEGIRHVEAG; encoded by the coding sequence ATGAACGATGATCGAACCATCGTCGACCTGGCCGAGATCTTCAAAGTTCTGGCCGAACCGACCCGGGTGAGAATTCTACACGCAATCTCCGAAGAAGAACTCTGCGTCTGTGACATTGCCGCCGTGGTCAACGCAACCCAATCAGCGATTTCTCATCAACTGCGTATTCTGCGTTCCGCCCGGCTGGTCAAATCGAGAAAGGACGGCAAAATGGTCTATTACTCACTCGACGACGATCATGTGCGCACTCTGTTTGAAGAAGGGATCCGGCATGTGGAGGCCGGGTGA
- a CDS encoding heavy metal translocating P-type ATPase gives MSQDPVCNMEVSSDSSNHFHHEGQEYYFCSEHCLHKFKENPDEFVKTGSSLDPVCGMEVSDDSSNHFRHEGQEYYFCSEHCLNKFKENPDGFVNKAPSAETGGGAGTYTCPMHPEVMQDHPGSCPKCGMALEPMVAPVMTSATAYTCPMHPEVMQDHPGPCPKCGMALEPVTVQAEEKNEELIYMSRRFWAGLVLTIPVFVLAMVADLLPSWLPAGLSMHTVQWIEFLLATPVVLWGGWPFFVRGVQSVRTWNLNMFTLVGLGISVAWGYSVVALLFPGIFPAVMRSDAGLVSVYFEAAAVITVLVLLGQVLELRARSRTNAAIQMLLGLAPKTARIVRKDGTEEDIPLEDVKPGDTLRVRPGEKIPVDGTVLEGESNVDESMVTGEPIPVAKSAGEKLIGATVNGTGGLLMRAEKVGSDTLLAQIIRMVADAQRSRAPIQKLADVVAGYFVPAVVAISLLTFFIWWGVGPQPRLAHAVINAVAVLIIACPCALGLATPIAIMVGTGRGAMAGVLIKNAEALEIMEKVDTLVVDKTGTLTEGKPKLVAVRTEAGFTEDEVLRMAAGLERASEHPLAEAIVAGAEEKGVEPSKAENFQSVTGKGVTGEVDGHRVGIGNVKLLEDLGIDPGALPQEADRQRAEAKTVMLVAVDGKAAGLIAVADPIKESTAEAIRDLHAEGIRVVMLTGDSRATAEAVAGKLKIDEIHAEVLPEQKSEVVKRLQAEGRIVAMAGDGINDAPALAQAQVGIAMGTGTDVAMESAGVTLVKGDLRGIVRARRLSRATMRNIRQNLFFAFIYNSAGVPVAAGILYPFFGILLSPIIAAAAMSFSSVSVISNSLRLRNVQLN, from the coding sequence ATGTCACAGGATCCGGTTTGCAACATGGAGGTTTCGAGCGATTCCTCCAATCACTTCCACCACGAAGGGCAGGAGTATTACTTCTGCAGTGAACACTGCCTGCACAAGTTCAAAGAAAACCCGGATGAGTTCGTAAAAACGGGGTCTTCCCTCGATCCGGTCTGCGGGATGGAGGTTTCGGACGATTCCTCCAATCACTTCCGCCACGAAGGGCAGGAGTACTACTTCTGCAGCGAGCACTGCCTGAACAAGTTTAAAGAAAACCCGGATGGGTTCGTGAACAAGGCCCCTTCCGCGGAAACAGGCGGTGGAGCCGGCACCTACACCTGCCCGATGCACCCGGAGGTGATGCAGGACCACCCGGGTTCCTGCCCCAAGTGCGGGATGGCACTGGAACCGATGGTCGCTCCGGTTATGACGTCCGCAACCGCATATACCTGCCCGATGCACCCGGAGGTGATGCAGGACCATCCCGGCCCCTGCCCCAAGTGCGGCATGGCATTGGAACCGGTGACGGTGCAGGCCGAGGAGAAGAACGAAGAACTGATCTACATGAGCCGACGTTTTTGGGCCGGTCTCGTATTGACGATCCCCGTTTTCGTTCTCGCCATGGTTGCCGACCTGCTCCCGTCGTGGCTGCCGGCCGGCCTTTCCATGCACACGGTTCAATGGATCGAGTTTCTCCTGGCGACACCGGTCGTGCTGTGGGGCGGGTGGCCCTTCTTTGTCCGGGGTGTGCAGTCGGTCAGGACCTGGAACCTGAACATGTTTACATTGGTCGGTCTCGGCATCTCGGTCGCATGGGGATACAGTGTGGTAGCGCTTTTGTTCCCCGGGATCTTCCCGGCCGTCATGCGGAGTGACGCAGGCCTGGTCTCCGTCTATTTCGAGGCCGCGGCGGTGATCACGGTCCTGGTGCTGCTCGGACAGGTACTGGAACTGCGCGCCCGTTCCCGGACGAACGCCGCGATACAGATGCTCCTCGGCCTCGCTCCGAAGACGGCCCGTATCGTGCGGAAGGACGGGACCGAAGAAGATATCCCCCTGGAGGATGTGAAGCCGGGTGACACCCTGCGTGTGCGTCCCGGCGAGAAGATTCCCGTGGACGGCACGGTACTCGAGGGGGAAAGCAATGTCGATGAATCGATGGTCACCGGGGAGCCGATCCCTGTGGCAAAGTCGGCCGGGGAGAAACTGATCGGTGCGACGGTCAACGGGACGGGTGGCCTCCTGATGCGTGCGGAGAAGGTTGGCTCGGACACCCTCCTTGCACAGATCATCCGGATGGTGGCCGACGCGCAGCGTTCCCGGGCGCCGATCCAGAAGCTGGCCGACGTGGTCGCGGGTTATTTCGTGCCCGCGGTGGTTGCTATATCTTTACTCACATTTTTTATCTGGTGGGGTGTGGGGCCGCAACCGCGCCTGGCCCACGCGGTCATCAACGCCGTCGCGGTCCTGATCATCGCATGCCCCTGCGCGCTCGGTCTTGCCACACCGATCGCCATCATGGTGGGAACCGGCCGGGGTGCCATGGCCGGGGTCCTGATCAAGAACGCCGAGGCCCTCGAGATTATGGAAAAGGTCGATACCCTCGTCGTGGACAAGACCGGCACGTTGACGGAAGGGAAACCGAAGCTGGTCGCCGTACGCACCGAGGCGGGATTCACGGAGGACGAGGTGCTCCGCATGGCCGCCGGGCTCGAACGTGCGAGCGAACACCCCCTGGCGGAGGCGATCGTGGCCGGTGCGGAGGAGAAGGGAGTCGAACCGTCAAAAGCGGAAAACTTCCAGTCCGTAACCGGCAAGGGGGTTACGGGAGAAGTCGACGGGCACAGGGTCGGGATCGGAAATGTCAAGCTGCTGGAAGATTTGGGCATTGACCCGGGAGCGTTGCCTCAGGAGGCGGACCGACAGCGTGCCGAAGCGAAGACGGTGATGCTGGTTGCCGTGGACGGCAAGGCGGCGGGGCTGATCGCTGTCGCCGATCCGATCAAGGAATCGACGGCCGAAGCCATTCGCGATCTCCATGCAGAGGGGATACGGGTCGTCATGCTGACCGGTGACAGTCGGGCCACGGCAGAGGCCGTTGCCGGCAAACTGAAAATCGACGAGATACACGCCGAGGTCCTGCCGGAACAGAAGTCGGAGGTGGTGAAACGGCTCCAGGCGGAAGGGCGTATCGTCGCCATGGCGGGGGACGGGATCAACGACGCCCCGGCGCTGGCGCAGGCGCAGGTCGGAATTGCCATGGGGACCGGAACGGACGTGGCGATGGAGAGCGCGGGGGTGACACTGGTCAAGGGGGATCTGAGGGGGATCGTCCGGGCAAGGCGACTGAGCCGGGCCACCATGCGGAACATCCGGCAGAACCTCTTCTTCGCCTTCATCTATAATTCCGCGGGGGTGCCGGTTGCGGCCGGGATCCTCTATCCCTTCTTCGGGATCCTGTTGTCGCCGATCATCGCCGCTGCGGCCATGAGCTTCAGCTCGGTCTCGGTGATCAGCAATTCGCTGAGGCTGCGGAATGTGCAACTCAACTAA
- a CDS encoding FAD-dependent oxidoreductase: MERDPVCNMEVKEDSALTVEREGKTYFFCSEGCRKKFLRGSGNTHDKKVYDLLILGGGPAGLTAAVYAATLRMEAFLITKDLGGQAVDSTQIENYMGFDFIAGTDLVKKFEDQLLHSHYIDHRIGEVRKVVPDGEVFRVTVDEGETFRARALILATGMRRRRLDVPGEEALQRQGVFYGNIQDASFVEGADVAIVGGGNSALQIVETLHSVVGTIHLICNSTLKADPIVIERVEAFPDLVKHEGYEVLEITGENRVEGISIRNRSGGEVEHLAVGGVFISIGLYPDSSIFEGLVDRNKRGEIRIAPDCSTSRPGIFAAGDLTDAYGKRIVIASGEGAKAALAAREYLLKLSSGPAAS, from the coding sequence ATGGAACGGGATCCGGTATGCAACATGGAGGTCAAAGAGGACTCGGCCCTGACTGTGGAACGGGAGGGAAAGACCTACTTCTTCTGCTCCGAGGGGTGCCGGAAGAAATTCCTCCGGGGGTCCGGAAATACGCATGACAAAAAGGTCTACGACCTCCTGATCCTCGGGGGGGGACCCGCCGGCCTGACGGCGGCGGTCTATGCGGCGACCCTGCGGATGGAGGCCTTCCTGATCACCAAGGACCTGGGGGGCCAGGCAGTCGACAGCACGCAGATCGAGAATTACATGGGGTTCGATTTTATTGCGGGGACCGACCTGGTGAAGAAATTTGAGGATCAGCTTCTCCATTCCCACTACATCGATCACCGGATCGGCGAGGTCCGGAAAGTCGTCCCGGACGGAGAGGTATTCCGGGTCACCGTGGATGAAGGAGAGACCTTCCGGGCCCGTGCGCTGATCCTCGCCACCGGCATGCGCCGCAGGAGGCTGGACGTCCCGGGGGAGGAAGCCCTGCAGCGGCAGGGGGTCTTCTACGGCAACATTCAGGATGCCTCCTTTGTCGAAGGGGCGGATGTGGCGATCGTGGGAGGGGGGAACTCGGCCCTGCAGATCGTAGAGACCCTTCATTCCGTGGTCGGGACGATCCACCTGATCTGCAATTCCACCCTCAAGGCCGACCCGATCGTAATCGAGCGGGTCGAGGCCTTCCCCGATCTCGTCAAGCACGAAGGATACGAGGTCCTGGAAATCACCGGGGAGAACAGGGTGGAGGGGATCTCCATCCGAAACCGGAGCGGCGGTGAAGTGGAGCATCTTGCCGTGGGAGGGGTCTTCATTTCCATCGGGCTCTACCCGGACTCCTCCATCTTTGAGGGATTGGTGGATCGAAACAAACGGGGAGAGATCCGAATCGCCCCCGACTGCTCCACCTCCCGGCCGGGGATCTTTGCCGCGGGGGACCTGACCGACGCCTACGGCAAACGGATCGTCATCGCCTCGGGAGAGGGGGCCAAGGCCGCACTTGCCGCTCGGGAATACCTTCTGAAGTTGTCCTCCGGCCCTGCGGCGTCATGA
- a CDS encoding hydrogenase 4 subunit F, giving the protein MILFVLITIPLAAALLSFLTRRERIESTIALIAAMATLALSVRAALNVITSPGHIVAAIPGWIALDAPGALILIPVAFVNMTAALFSIGYMKHHNRADLRRYYLNFNLFVFSMIMVPLVQEPNIIWIAVELTTLFSVLLVGFENSHEALEAAWKYVVLTVMGAAIALLGFLILFWAAQRAGIEHYTWAGLAAGAPRMSPVLLRTAFALILLGFGAKAGLVPLHTWLPDAHSQAPTPVCALLSGVKTTAVLYAILRLVPILRNAPGVSPDTWMLVFGLISAGTAAFLLVQVKDYKRLFAFSTIEHMGIILTAVGLGGVSASSAAMLQITAHAVTKSFCFYAAGSVLLLTGTREIAEVRSLITRAPGAGVALLFGGLAIAGAPPFAIFMSEFSILKAGLHRGEYVAVGLLLLFIAVAFFAIMNHVSRMVFGSAPTIEGEGERPEPLPLSCRTTMIFAAVPILVLGIFIPGPLEKLITLAATTLGG; this is encoded by the coding sequence ATGATCCTCTTTGTTCTGATAACGATACCGCTGGCCGCCGCACTACTCTCTTTTCTCACACGCAGGGAACGTATCGAGTCGACCATCGCCCTGATCGCGGCGATGGCCACGCTGGCCTTGTCGGTGCGGGCAGCCCTGAATGTCATCACATCTCCCGGACACATCGTGGCGGCAATCCCCGGCTGGATCGCCCTGGATGCACCGGGCGCTCTCATTCTCATCCCGGTCGCCTTTGTAAACATGACGGCCGCTCTCTTTTCCATCGGCTACATGAAGCATCACAACCGGGCCGACCTGCGTCGATACTATCTAAATTTCAACCTCTTTGTCTTTTCCATGATCATGGTGCCCCTGGTCCAGGAGCCGAATATCATCTGGATCGCCGTGGAGCTGACCACCCTGTTTTCCGTGCTGCTGGTCGGGTTTGAGAACTCTCACGAAGCCCTCGAGGCTGCGTGGAAATACGTTGTGCTTACGGTCATGGGTGCGGCCATCGCTCTGCTCGGTTTCCTGATCCTTTTCTGGGCGGCACAAAGGGCCGGTATCGAACACTATACCTGGGCCGGGCTGGCGGCAGGCGCCCCCCGTATGTCACCCGTGCTGTTGCGGACGGCCTTTGCCCTGATTCTGCTCGGGTTCGGCGCCAAGGCCGGACTGGTGCCGCTCCATACCTGGCTTCCCGATGCCCACAGCCAGGCGCCGACACCCGTGTGCGCACTTCTCTCGGGCGTAAAAACCACCGCCGTCCTCTACGCGATTCTCCGCCTGGTCCCCATCCTGCGGAATGCACCTGGTGTCAGTCCGGATACCTGGATGCTGGTCTTCGGGCTGATCTCCGCGGGGACGGCGGCCTTTCTGCTGGTCCAGGTCAAGGACTACAAACGGCTCTTCGCCTTCTCCACCATTGAGCACATGGGAATCATCCTGACCGCCGTCGGCCTAGGAGGGGTTTCGGCGTCTTCCGCTGCAATGCTGCAGATCACGGCCCACGCCGTTACAAAATCGTTCTGCTTCTACGCCGCAGGAAGTGTTCTGCTCCTGACGGGCACCCGGGAGATCGCTGAGGTACGCAGCCTGATCACCAGGGCCCCCGGTGCCGGTGTCGCTCTCCTTTTCGGGGGGCTGGCCATTGCCGGGGCGCCCCCTTTCGCGATCTTCATGAGCGAGTTCTCCATCCTGAAAGCCGGGCTGCACCGGGGGGAGTATGTCGCCGTGGGGTTGCTGCTCCTCTTTATCGCCGTGGCCTTTTTCGCCATCATGAATCATGTCAGCCGTATGGTTTTCGGGTCGGCCCCGACAATCGAAGGGGAGGGAGAAAGGCCTGAGCCCCTTCCGTTGAGTTGCAGAACAACCATGATATTCGCCGCAGTACCGATACTTGTCCTGGGAATTTTCATCCCGGGTCCCCTTGAGAAGCTGATCACGCTTGCCGCAACAACGCTTGGAGGATAA
- a CDS encoding formate hydrogenlyase subunit 4: MSKRILFNLLQVLMVMGFSPLAAGVLNRLKEIIQSKKGPSILQPYRDLRKLFSKDEIVPKESSWIFRVAPYIVFITPIFVTLLIPVLTDYPLFWAFMADMVGAGFVLTLGGFFAALAAADTANPYGPMGASRTRMVGFLTEPIFLIVFFTVSFVADSTIPFIVQQKWVTPPANFFEPSHLLLLVAFVMLILAEKGRIPVDNPSGHFELAMIDESKDLEYSGRSAALMKWGGWMKFFVLMIVLLNVLVTPWGLASTLEWGAILTAVPLVLFKILLFIMLLVLIESSLAKLRLFRISEFMSAAFVIAVIAMLTSVFTH; encoded by the coding sequence ATGAGCAAGCGTATCCTATTCAATCTCCTGCAGGTACTCATGGTCATGGGATTCTCCCCCCTGGCGGCGGGGGTGCTGAACCGACTGAAGGAGATTATACAGTCCAAGAAGGGGCCGAGCATCCTCCAGCCCTACCGGGATCTCCGAAAGCTTTTCTCCAAAGACGAAATCGTACCGAAGGAGAGTTCATGGATCTTTCGTGTGGCTCCCTACATCGTCTTTATCACCCCCATCTTTGTGACGCTCCTGATCCCCGTCCTGACCGACTATCCTCTCTTCTGGGCATTCATGGCCGACATGGTCGGCGCCGGTTTCGTCCTAACGTTGGGCGGATTTTTTGCCGCACTGGCGGCAGCGGATACGGCAAACCCTTACGGCCCGATGGGGGCAAGCCGCACCCGCATGGTTGGTTTCCTGACGGAACCGATCTTTCTCATCGTATTTTTTACCGTCTCCTTCGTAGCCGATTCCACCATCCCCTTTATCGTACAGCAGAAATGGGTGACGCCCCCGGCCAATTTTTTCGAGCCGTCGCATCTCCTGCTCCTGGTCGCCTTCGTCATGCTCATCCTGGCCGAGAAGGGGCGCATCCCCGTCGACAATCCCAGCGGTCATTTCGAACTGGCCATGATCGATGAATCAAAGGACCTGGAATACTCGGGACGGAGCGCCGCGCTCATGAAGTGGGGCGGCTGGATGAAGTTTTTCGTGCTCATGATCGTTTTGCTGAACGTCCTCGTGACGCCCTGGGGGCTCGCTTCAACCCTGGAGTGGGGTGCGATCCTCACTGCCGTTCCGCTGGTCCTGTTCAAGATCCTCCTTTTTATCATGCTCCTTGTTCTCATCGAGTCATCACTGGCGAAGCTGAGACTCTTCCGGATCAGTGAATTCATGAGCGCCGCATTCGTGATCGCAGTCATCGCAATGCTGACCAGTGTCTTCACGCATTAA
- a CDS encoding winged helix-turn-helix transcriptional regulator, with the protein MKKRDRTSCEITFVDRRRVASVRKRMKSDETLLRLSETFRALGDPTRMKIIFALSLEELCVCDVANLLGTTKSAVSHQLRILRNMRLVKYRKEGKMVYYSLDDEHIEDLFEMGLQHAEEK; encoded by the coding sequence ATGAAGAAACGAGACCGTACATCCTGTGAAATCACCTTCGTCGACCGGCGGAGAGTCGCATCCGTCAGGAAGAGGATGAAGAGCGACGAGACCCTGCTGCGCCTGTCGGAGACGTTCCGGGCACTGGGGGACCCCACGAGGATGAAGATCATCTTCGCCCTTTCTTTGGAGGAACTCTGCGTCTGTGATGTTGCCAACCTGCTGGGAACGACGAAGTCCGCCGTCTCCCATCAGTTGAGGATCCTGCGGAACATGCGCCTGGTGAAATACCGCAAGGAGGGGAAGATGGTTTATTACTCCCTCGATGACGAACATATCGAAGATCTTTTTGAGATGGGATTACAACATGCGGAGGAGAAGTGA